The following proteins are encoded in a genomic region of Burkholderia gladioli:
- a CDS encoding MSMEG_0567/Sll0786 family nitrogen starvation N-acetyltransferase, translating into MDCDAMWESGAALAYRPAEYRIKWAALPWEIGEAYRLRRAVFCVEQGVFVGDDRDEADDTAQLLVAVSGCAGLPDQVVGTVRIHETAPGVWLGSRLAVHAAFRNHGRIGTTLIGLAVSSAHALGCREFHAHVQVQNVPLFERLHWRSLGEEMLHGRLHHRMLADLAHYPPCATPYAGFVMPAGGAR; encoded by the coding sequence ATGGATTGCGACGCGATGTGGGAGAGCGGCGCGGCGCTGGCCTACCGGCCCGCCGAATACCGGATCAAGTGGGCGGCGCTGCCCTGGGAGATCGGGGAGGCCTATCGGCTGCGCCGCGCGGTGTTCTGCGTCGAGCAGGGCGTGTTCGTCGGCGACGATCGCGACGAGGCCGACGACACGGCGCAGTTGCTGGTGGCCGTGAGTGGCTGCGCCGGCCTGCCCGACCAGGTGGTGGGCACGGTGCGCATCCACGAAACGGCGCCGGGCGTCTGGCTCGGCTCGCGGCTGGCGGTGCATGCCGCGTTCCGCAATCACGGCCGCATCGGCACCACCCTGATCGGGCTCGCGGTGAGCAGCGCGCACGCGCTGGGCTGTCGCGAATTCCACGCGCACGTGCAGGTGCAGAACGTGCCGCTGTTCGAGCGCCTGCACTGGCGCTCGCTCGGCGAGGAGATGCTGCACGGGCGCCTGCATCACCGCATGCTGGCCGATCTCGCTCACTACCCGCCCTGCGCCACGCCGTACGCGGGTTTCGTGATGCCGGCGGGAGGCGCGCGATGA